A window of the Brockia lithotrophica genome harbors these coding sequences:
- a CDS encoding Superfamily II DNA/RNA helicase — translation MERTTPGDRIPFPATLPLPPAPGEEDPRVPAYVEVQVEAGALGEFRAVERGERPWDLATFFPLALLVHVLEAKPEFDRLYAPDLLPHLDLFPHQREVLRRAVWEMGGRALLADEVGLGKTIEAGLILVEYLSRGLAEQILVLVPASLALQWQRELAEKFSLYFPIATKPHTLEREPRFIASLDLAKRSPYREILFGRTFDLVVVDEAHKLKNPKTLAYRLVAALRKTFLLLLTATPLHNHPRELAALVRLLRPGHEISAELERAANRRGKRETRLLSAGRPTTGESVGEETPPLPERARPSAGGETANSAAPPAVSEVRERLHEVMIRSRRREVGIELPPRRVVTVPIHLSREEREFYEAVSAFIRREYARRGKSSALPLILMQRQLTSSRVAVYTSLLRLYRKHPEDPALQEEILSLYEMGRSIPHDYKQDALIALLRGMPEDEKVVVFSEFHGSVHALVKRLRGEGIPAVLYRGGFGRSKKDYMRELFATRARVLAATEAGAEGLNLQCARHVVNYDLPWNPMRLEQRIGRVHRLGQTQPVQVYNLVTQDTVEAEVLAVLYEKLGAIQALLGLDEDVLGRGGGARFERHLFDILVGSRSARERSVRLEHLAALLEQLTERGGDAQAGRSS, via the coding sequence GGAGAACGCCCATGGGATTTGGCGACGTTTTTCCCGCTCGCCCTCCTCGTACACGTCCTCGAAGCAAAGCCCGAATTCGACCGCCTCTACGCTCCCGACCTGCTCCCCCACCTCGATCTCTTTCCCCACCAGCGCGAGGTCCTACGCCGCGCCGTATGGGAGATGGGGGGTCGGGCGCTCCTCGCCGACGAGGTCGGCCTCGGAAAAACGATCGAGGCGGGACTCATCCTCGTCGAGTACTTGAGCCGGGGTCTCGCGGAGCAAATCCTCGTCCTCGTACCCGCCTCCCTCGCCCTGCAGTGGCAGAGAGAACTCGCGGAAAAGTTCTCCCTCTACTTCCCGATCGCCACAAAACCCCACACACTGGAGCGCGAACCGCGCTTCATCGCCTCCCTCGACCTTGCCAAGCGCTCCCCGTACCGGGAAATCCTCTTCGGCCGCACCTTCGACCTCGTCGTCGTCGACGAAGCACACAAATTGAAGAACCCGAAAACCCTCGCCTACCGCCTCGTCGCCGCCCTGCGGAAAACCTTCCTCCTCCTCCTCACGGCGACGCCCTTGCACAACCACCCCCGCGAGCTCGCGGCGCTCGTCCGCCTTCTCCGCCCCGGTCACGAAATCTCCGCGGAACTCGAGCGGGCGGCAAACCGCCGCGGCAAGAGGGAAACTCGCCTTTTGTCGGCCGGGCGCCCGACCACGGGGGAGAGTGTCGGAGAAGAGACACCCCCCCTTCCGGAACGTGCGCGGCCAAGCGCCGGAGGAGAAACCGCGAACTCGGCTGCTCCCCCCGCGGTGTCCGAGGTCAGGGAGCGCCTGCACGAAGTCATGATCCGATCGCGTCGCCGCGAGGTGGGGATCGAGCTCCCGCCGCGTCGCGTGGTCACCGTTCCGATCCACCTCTCGCGCGAAGAGCGAGAATTCTACGAAGCGGTGAGCGCATTCATCCGCAGAGAGTACGCCCGTCGCGGAAAGAGCTCCGCCCTTCCCCTGATCCTCATGCAGCGCCAACTCACCTCGAGCCGCGTCGCCGTCTACACGAGCCTTTTGCGGCTGTACCGCAAGCATCCGGAGGATCCCGCCCTGCAAGAGGAAATCCTTTCCCTCTACGAGATGGGCCGTTCCATCCCCCACGACTACAAGCAGGACGCCTTGATCGCCCTCTTGCGGGGAATGCCCGAAGACGAAAAGGTCGTCGTCTTTTCCGAGTTCCACGGAAGCGTCCACGCCCTCGTGAAGCGCCTCAGAGGCGAAGGAATTCCCGCCGTGCTCTACCGCGGCGGTTTCGGCCGCTCCAAAAAGGACTACATGCGGGAGCTTTTCGCGACGCGGGCCCGCGTCCTCGCCGCAACGGAAGCCGGGGCTGAGGGGCTCAACCTTCAGTGCGCCCGCCACGTGGTGAACTACGACCTCCCGTGGAACCCCATGCGCCTCGAGCAGCGCATCGGGCGCGTGCACCGCCTCGGGCAGACGCAGCCCGTACAGGTGTACAACCTCGTCACGCAGGACACCGTGGAGGCCGAAGTCCTCGCCGTCCTGTACGAAAAGCTCGGGGCGATTCAGGCCCTCCTCGGCCTGGACGAGGACGTCCTCGGACGCGGGGGAGGGGCGCGGTTCGAGCGCCACCTTTTCGACATCCTCGTCGGCTCGCGGAGCGCGCGGGAGCGAAGCGTGCGCCTCGAGCATCTCGCCGCCCTCCTCGAACAGCTCACCGAACGCGGAGGGGATGCGCAAGCCGGGAGGTCTTCCTAG
- a CDS encoding Conserved protein YqhG produces the protein MDPETLRFLTVEYFRRTGSEILEEGETFLRVRLAREADLELGYRPMYWSFADAGNLTPELLEKTYRFYFPGSDVRPTPPSPYGGGEEWLTPTSERLRRILYALARRGSAVRLYESPQRGRGLLAPWYAFTVRVRLFREIAREYIASYGYDAVRGEIVPEFWGRLLDLPLGSEPPPYARLLPAIRSSEGAAHAVVERILGEVRSDLGWAKEARARLAEEMRRLDSVSSKPSPENPKSGTSRREVVEAHEPSAPEDGAPSEPEFGFDPEKERESLLRRYRPRIRLAFVQVALVYLTSDPRDLPAEELALEPLRRFAGRFSAGGSS, from the coding sequence GTGGATCCGGAGACTTTGCGCTTCCTCACGGTCGAGTACTTTCGCCGTACGGGAAGCGAAATCCTCGAGGAAGGAGAAACCTTTCTCCGCGTACGTCTCGCCCGCGAGGCCGATCTCGAACTCGGCTATCGACCTATGTACTGGTCCTTCGCCGACGCGGGGAACCTCACGCCGGAACTCCTAGAAAAGACGTACCGCTTCTACTTCCCGGGTTCCGACGTCCGCCCGACCCCTCCTTCTCCTTACGGCGGTGGGGAAGAGTGGCTCACGCCGACTTCCGAACGTCTGCGGCGAATCCTTTACGCGCTCGCCCGCCGAGGAAGCGCCGTACGCCTCTACGAATCCCCGCAAAGGGGCAGGGGGCTTCTCGCGCCGTGGTACGCCTTTACGGTACGTGTCCGCCTCTTTCGCGAGATCGCCCGCGAGTACATCGCTTCCTACGGCTACGACGCCGTGCGGGGAGAAATCGTACCTGAGTTTTGGGGAAGGCTCCTCGACCTTCCCTTGGGAAGCGAGCCCCCGCCCTACGCCCGCCTCCTCCCCGCCATCCGTTCGAGTGAGGGGGCGGCGCATGCCGTCGTCGAGCGCATCCTCGGAGAGGTACGGAGCGACCTCGGCTGGGCGAAAGAAGCCCGCGCGCGCCTCGCAGAAGAGATGCGCCGACTCGACTCCGTCTCTTCAAAACCCTCCCCGGAAAACCCGAAGTCCGGAACATCCCGCAGGGAGGTGGTGGAGGCGCACGAGCCCTCTGCTCCGGAAGATGGAGCTCCTTCCGAACCGGAGTTCGGTTTCGATCCCGAAAAGGAGCGCGAGAGCCTCCTTCGCCGCTACCGACCGCGAATTCGCCTCGCGTTCGTCCAAGTCGCCCTCGTATATCTCACGAGCGACCCCCGCGACCTTCCGGCGGAAGAGCTCGCCCTCGAACCGCTCCGCCGCTTCGCCGGGCGCTTCAGCGCTGGAGGAAGCTCCTGA
- a CDS encoding Shikimate kinase I, which yields MKDVSPTEDGGGPETSGFAGDGGGRSDVCERRHVYLVGFMGAGKSTVGRLLAQKLGRRWVDMDAEIGREAQKSVAAIFAAEGEEGFRRREAELLARLAEEPSPLVVSTGGGVVLRRENRERLRASGVVVYLEVPFSDLWKRLTEFGGSSDRPLFAPGDAEALRRRLRAREALYREVADLVYVNLDTPERAALDLAGTLRSFLQR from the coding sequence ATGAAGGACGTGTCGCCAACCGAAGACGGAGGCGGTCCGGAGACCTCGGGCTTTGCGGGCGACGGCGGCGGTCGTTCGGATGTTTGCGAGAGGAGACACGTCTACCTCGTGGGCTTTATGGGCGCGGGGAAGAGCACGGTCGGCCGCCTTCTCGCGCAAAAACTTGGCCGCCGGTGGGTAGACATGGATGCCGAGATCGGCCGCGAGGCGCAGAAGTCCGTGGCCGCCATCTTCGCCGCCGAAGGGGAAGAGGGGTTTCGCCGCCGCGAGGCGGAGCTCCTCGCCCGCCTTGCGGAAGAGCCATCACCCCTCGTCGTGAGCACGGGCGGCGGTGTCGTCCTGCGGCGGGAAAACCGGGAGCGCCTGCGGGCGAGTGGCGTCGTCGTCTACCTCGAGGTCCCCTTTTCGGACCTCTGGAAGCGTCTCACCGAATTCGGGGGAAGTTCCGATCGTCCTCTGTTTGCACCGGGCGATGCGGAAGCGCTGCGCCGACGACTCCGCGCACGAGAAGCACTGTATCGGGAGGTCGCCGACCTCGTCTACGTGAACCTCGACACCCCCGAACGGGCTGCTTTGGACCTCGCGGGCACCCTCAGGAGCTTCCTCCAGCGCTGA
- a CDS encoding Phosphopantetheine adenylyltransferase has product MERGVQLAVVPGSFDPVTYGHLDIIERSAQIFDRVIVAVLRNRDKKPLFTTEERVALLRETTQHLPNVTVDAFGGLLVDYLSRVGARVIVKGLRAVSDFEYEMQMALINKNLREDVETFFMIARREYSFLSSSIVKEVAQYGGSVADLVPPPVEAALRRKFFGSQAGESPVG; this is encoded by the coding sequence GTGGAACGCGGAGTACAGCTCGCCGTCGTTCCCGGGAGCTTCGATCCCGTGACGTACGGGCATCTCGACATCATCGAGCGGAGCGCGCAGATCTTCGACCGAGTCATCGTCGCGGTCCTGCGCAACCGCGACAAGAAGCCACTCTTTACGACGGAGGAGCGCGTGGCGCTCCTCCGGGAGACGACGCAGCACCTCCCCAACGTCACCGTGGACGCCTTTGGCGGCCTCCTCGTGGACTACCTCTCCCGCGTCGGTGCCCGGGTGATCGTGAAGGGCCTACGGGCGGTGAGCGACTTCGAGTACGAGATGCAGATGGCGCTCATCAACAAAAACCTGCGGGAAGACGTGGAGACCTTTTTCATGATCGCGCGGCGCGAGTACTCTTTTTTGAGCTCCAGCATCGTGAAAGAGGTCGCCCAGTACGGAGGCTCGGTCGCCGACCTCGTCCCCCCTCCCGTGGAGGCCGCCCTGCGGCGGAAGTTTTTCGGGTCGCAAGCGGGGGAGTCCCCTGTGGGCTAA
- a CDS encoding 16S rRNA (guanine(966)-N(2))-methyltransferase has translation MRIVAGVWKGRRLLTPPHANTRPTSGRVREAVFQILGPFFAGGVVLDLFAGSGAVAFEALSRGMERAVLVETSPQALRVIRENARLLGAEGRIRVIPRPVEKAADLLVAGGPYDLVYADPPYAYPVERLAALLAALAARGALAPDVKIAVERAARSGEVDFARLREALGGLSGEVRLRRFGDTTVWFLFVERPSDDPGVL, from the coding sequence ATGCGGATCGTCGCCGGCGTGTGGAAAGGTCGACGCCTCCTCACGCCGCCCCACGCGAACACGCGGCCGACTTCCGGGCGCGTGCGCGAGGCCGTGTTTCAAATCCTCGGCCCGTTCTTCGCGGGCGGCGTGGTCCTCGACCTCTTTGCGGGAAGCGGGGCGGTGGCCTTTGAAGCCCTGAGCCGGGGAATGGAACGCGCGGTGCTCGTGGAGACTTCCCCTCAAGCGCTTCGGGTCATCCGGGAAAACGCCCGCCTGCTCGGCGCCGAAGGCCGCATTCGCGTAATCCCTCGTCCGGTCGAGAAGGCGGCAGATCTCCTCGTCGCCGGCGGCCCGTACGACCTCGTGTACGCCGACCCGCCGTACGCGTACCCCGTCGAACGCCTTGCTGCGCTCCTCGCCGCGCTCGCCGCGCGCGGCGCGCTTGCCCCCGACGTGAAGATCGCGGTGGAGCGCGCCGCCCGTTCGGGAGAAGTGGATTTCGCGCGCCTGCGAGAAGCGCTCGGCGGGCTTTCAGGAGAAGTCCGCCTTCGTCGCTTCGGAGACACGACGGTGTGGTTCTTGTTCGTCGAGCGGCCGTCCGACGACCCGGGCGTCCTGTAG
- a CDS encoding ATP-dependent DNA helicase RecG: MPSGERRDEGADNLRVGGGVAVGLFSAPLPEVVSLPKSRQDVLAAAGIRTVGDALLFVPRRYEDFRAKPLEEVRVPETLSVVGVVQAHPKFSRFRGNFSRLATSLDVGGRTITVVWFNQPYLRERLIPGARVQVAGRYDPKSRQLVAQKTRFSAEGLATDSLTPVYGLPGRGADAWFSELVRLLFSLPDLEIPDPLPAALREKYRLLPRGEALRTLHFPPDERELFWAKRRMAFEEVFLYQLKVLAARNVRVRTRRTREHRFRPEEVLELTSRWPFPLTGAQRRAVQEIFADLLGPHPMNRLLQGDVGSGKTAVATLAIYAVVRGGRQAALMAPTEILAEQHVRTLRSLLPEDVPIALLTGRTPRREREEILFGLAQGSIPVAVGTHALITEHVRFADLGFIVVDEQHRFGVVQRRLLAQKGDVPDLLSMSATPIPRTLALLLYGDLDVSVLDEMPPGRTPVETHWTTPERFADVLTFVDGQIERGRQAYVIAPLIEASDKLDYQNVVDLYDQVRNFLPGRRVGLLHGRLSGREKDRVMRAFVAGELDVLVSTTVVEVGVDVPNATVMVIYDADRFGLAQLHQLRGRVGRGAHKSYCILVADPRTEIGRKRLRVFRELTDGFQIAEKDFELRGPGDLFGTKQSGLPEFRFTQLDSPRELRMLQIAHEEAERLLADSAFWETEEAIPLRAALASVHEETGQLWD; encoded by the coding sequence GTGCCTTCCGGGGAACGTCGGGACGAAGGGGCGGACAACCTTCGCGTCGGGGGTGGTGTGGCCGTGGGCCTCTTTTCCGCGCCGCTACCGGAGGTCGTTTCGCTCCCCAAGTCGCGGCAAGACGTGTTGGCCGCAGCGGGCATTCGCACGGTAGGCGACGCCCTCCTCTTCGTGCCGCGCCGCTACGAAGATTTCCGGGCCAAGCCGCTCGAGGAGGTGCGCGTTCCGGAAACGCTGTCCGTCGTGGGCGTGGTGCAGGCGCACCCCAAGTTTTCCCGCTTCCGCGGGAACTTTTCGCGCCTCGCGACCTCCTTGGACGTCGGTGGAAGGACGATCACCGTCGTCTGGTTCAACCAGCCGTACTTGCGCGAGCGCCTGATCCCGGGGGCCCGTGTGCAGGTGGCGGGACGCTACGATCCGAAGTCCCGTCAGCTCGTTGCGCAGAAGACGCGCTTTTCCGCGGAGGGCCTGGCCACGGACTCGCTTACGCCCGTGTACGGGCTCCCGGGCCGGGGAGCCGATGCGTGGTTTTCCGAGCTCGTACGCCTCCTCTTCTCCCTCCCCGACCTCGAGATCCCCGATCCCCTGCCCGCGGCGCTTCGGGAGAAGTACCGCCTTCTCCCGCGGGGGGAGGCGCTGCGCACCCTCCACTTTCCTCCGGACGAGCGCGAGCTCTTTTGGGCGAAGCGGCGCATGGCCTTCGAAGAGGTTTTTCTCTACCAACTCAAGGTCCTCGCGGCCCGGAACGTGCGCGTGCGTACGCGTAGGACGCGGGAACACCGCTTTCGTCCCGAGGAAGTCCTCGAACTCACCTCGCGCTGGCCCTTCCCCCTCACGGGGGCGCAGCGGCGCGCGGTTCAAGAGATCTTCGCGGATCTCCTTGGACCGCACCCGATGAACCGCCTTTTGCAGGGAGACGTCGGGTCGGGAAAGACCGCGGTGGCGACGTTGGCAATTTACGCCGTAGTCCGCGGCGGGCGCCAGGCGGCGCTCATGGCGCCCACGGAGATCCTCGCCGAACAGCATGTGCGTACCTTGCGCAGTCTTTTGCCGGAAGACGTGCCGATTGCGCTTCTCACGGGGCGGACGCCGCGGCGCGAACGGGAGGAAATCTTGTTCGGACTCGCCCAAGGTTCGATCCCCGTGGCCGTGGGGACCCACGCCCTGATCACGGAGCACGTCCGCTTTGCCGACCTCGGGTTCATCGTCGTAGACGAGCAGCACCGCTTTGGCGTCGTGCAGCGGCGCCTGCTCGCGCAAAAGGGGGATGTTCCCGACCTCCTCTCCATGAGCGCGACGCCGATCCCGCGGACGCTTGCCCTCCTCTTGTACGGAGATCTGGACGTCTCCGTCCTCGACGAAATGCCCCCCGGCCGAACGCCCGTGGAGACGCACTGGACGACGCCGGAGCGCTTCGCCGACGTGCTCACCTTCGTCGACGGCCAAATCGAACGGGGGCGCCAAGCGTACGTCATCGCGCCGCTCATCGAGGCTTCGGACAAGCTCGACTACCAAAACGTCGTCGACCTCTACGATCAGGTACGGAACTTTTTGCCCGGGCGGCGCGTCGGCCTCCTCCACGGACGACTCTCCGGGCGCGAAAAGGACCGCGTGATGCGCGCCTTCGTCGCCGGCGAGCTCGACGTCCTCGTATCTACTACGGTGGTCGAGGTGGGGGTAGACGTTCCGAACGCCACGGTCATGGTGATCTACGACGCAGACCGCTTCGGCCTTGCCCAACTTCACCAGCTCCGGGGGCGCGTCGGCCGGGGTGCGCACAAGTCGTACTGCATTCTCGTCGCCGATCCCCGCACCGAGATCGGCCGCAAACGCCTCCGCGTCTTTCGCGAGCTTACGGACGGGTTCCAGATCGCGGAGAAGGACTTCGAGCTCCGCGGTCCGGGCGATCTCTTCGGCACGAAGCAGAGCGGTTTGCCGGAATTTCGCTTTACCCAGCTCGATTCGCCTCGGGAGCTGCGCATGCTCCAGATCGCCCACGAGGAAGCGGAACGCCTCCTCGCCGATTCCGCGTTTTGGGAGACGGAAGAAGCGATACCTCTGCGCGCAGCTCTGGCAAGCGTGCACGAAGAGACGGGGCAGCTTTGGGATTGA
- a CDS encoding Dihydroxyacetone kinase family protein, whose amino-acid sequence MAEERGLDLLTEDLFRAALESGYRRLQAHKDAVNRLNVFPVPDGDTGTNMVLTLGAGLEESRGISGGVGAVAQAFARGLLMGARGNSGVIVSQLFRGFAQEVDGKPTLTPLEWAEAVDAGVRAAYRAVMKPAEGTILTVSRKGAQAALGEARRGGDFVSVVEALLRAARKTLARTPEMLEPLRQAGVVDAGGQGYVFFYEGFLEGLRGDGGSVASREEAVQGTSGANRAALVEALEEGLPDDVHAWEGDPEDLPYGFCTNFVVRLYDPASFREDEFRRALERFGDSIVVLRGDDLVRAHVHSETPGEVLTWAQSFGELVRIKIDNMREQIRAQKARSEARRGTPGAGGRGSPSAPAAETEAPPNPAEGGTGAAAKENPASIPRVRTAVVAVVQGKGFAALMESLGVQALVDGGETMNPSTEAILTAIRSTNADAVVVLPNNGNVVLAAEQARQLADRPVFVVPTSTLPEGVSALVAYRPDLPAEENVAAMEEALRATRVAQITRAVRDARFDGESIRAGDYIALSGKSLLAKGNALEEVLLAALERLEVHPGGMLTLFWGDGLSEDTREGLLRILEERYPNLEIEAFEGGQPLYPLLVSFEG is encoded by the coding sequence TTGGCTGAGGAACGGGGACTGGACCTCCTGACGGAGGACCTCTTTCGCGCCGCTTTAGAGTCGGGGTACCGCCGTTTGCAGGCGCACAAGGACGCCGTCAACCGGCTCAACGTCTTTCCCGTGCCCGACGGCGACACGGGGACGAACATGGTGCTCACCTTAGGTGCGGGTCTCGAGGAAAGCCGCGGGATTTCCGGCGGCGTGGGCGCCGTGGCGCAGGCGTTCGCGCGCGGCCTCCTCATGGGCGCCCGCGGAAATTCCGGCGTCATCGTGTCCCAGCTTTTTCGCGGATTTGCGCAAGAAGTCGACGGAAAGCCCACCCTCACACCTCTCGAGTGGGCGGAAGCGGTGGATGCAGGGGTGCGCGCCGCCTACCGTGCGGTGATGAAGCCCGCGGAAGGGACGATTCTCACGGTATCGCGCAAGGGGGCCCAAGCGGCGCTGGGGGAAGCGCGCCGTGGAGGGGACTTCGTGAGCGTCGTCGAGGCGCTCCTTCGGGCGGCGCGGAAGACGCTTGCGCGCACGCCCGAAATGCTCGAACCGTTGCGCCAAGCGGGCGTCGTAGACGCCGGCGGGCAGGGTTACGTGTTTTTCTACGAGGGATTTCTCGAGGGTCTGCGCGGGGATGGCGGTTCCGTCGCCTCCCGAGAGGAGGCGGTTCAAGGTACTTCCGGCGCAAACCGTGCAGCACTCGTCGAAGCCCTGGAAGAAGGGCTACCCGACGACGTGCACGCGTGGGAGGGAGACCCCGAGGACCTGCCGTACGGCTTTTGTACGAATTTTGTCGTGCGCCTGTACGATCCCGCGTCCTTCCGCGAAGACGAGTTTCGTCGCGCCCTTGAGCGCTTCGGCGATTCCATCGTCGTTCTCAGGGGTGACGACCTCGTACGCGCGCACGTTCACTCGGAAACCCCGGGCGAAGTGCTCACCTGGGCGCAGTCTTTCGGAGAGCTCGTGCGCATCAAGATCGACAACATGCGCGAGCAGATTCGCGCCCAGAAGGCGCGCTCCGAAGCGCGCCGCGGTACTCCCGGAGCGGGAGGAAGAGGATCTCCGTCGGCGCCCGCGGCGGAGACCGAGGCGCCTCCGAATCCCGCCGAAGGCGGGACGGGCGCGGCGGCGAAAGAGAACCCCGCTTCGATTCCCCGAGTGCGAACGGCTGTCGTCGCCGTCGTCCAAGGGAAGGGGTTTGCCGCCCTGATGGAGAGCTTGGGGGTGCAGGCGCTCGTCGATGGCGGGGAGACGATGAATCCGAGTACGGAAGCGATCCTCACGGCGATCCGCTCCACGAACGCCGACGCGGTCGTCGTCCTTCCCAACAACGGGAACGTAGTCCTCGCCGCGGAGCAGGCGCGGCAGCTGGCGGACCGACCGGTTTTCGTCGTTCCGACGTCGACGCTTCCGGAGGGCGTTTCGGCGCTCGTCGCCTACCGTCCGGACCTTCCGGCGGAAGAAAACGTGGCGGCGATGGAGGAGGCGCTTCGCGCGACGCGCGTCGCGCAGATCACGCGCGCCGTGCGCGATGCCCGGTTCGACGGCGAGTCGATTCGGGCAGGAGACTACATCGCTCTTTCGGGGAAATCTCTCCTCGCGAAGGGGAATGCGCTCGAAGAGGTGCTCCTCGCGGCCCTCGAGCGCCTGGAAGTGCACCCGGGCGGCATGCTTACCCTCTTCTGGGGCGACGGCCTCTCCGAGGACACGCGGGAAGGGCTTCTCCGCATCCTCGAGGAAAGGTACCCGAATCTCGAGATCGAGGCGTTCGAAGGCGGCCAGCCCCTTTACCCTCTCCTCGTGAGCTTCGAAGGCTAG
- a CDS encoding putative alkaline-shock protein — translation MEGMPYVKDMDGGKLYISDRVIAQLAGYAAMDVFGIVGMVPQKPISEGLLEILGRENLAKGVEVVLADKKDREEEGKGEVSLNLYAIVTYGVRIPEVARNLQERVLYALRTFLGIEAATVNVHVRGVKVES, via the coding sequence GTGGAGGGCATGCCGTACGTGAAGGATATGGACGGTGGGAAGCTCTACATTTCGGACCGCGTGATCGCCCAGCTTGCCGGGTATGCGGCGATGGACGTCTTCGGCATCGTGGGGATGGTCCCGCAAAAGCCGATTAGCGAAGGTCTTCTGGAGATCCTCGGGCGGGAGAACCTCGCCAAAGGGGTAGAGGTGGTTTTGGCGGACAAGAAGGATCGGGAAGAGGAGGGGAAGGGGGAGGTCTCCCTCAACTTATACGCAATCGTAACCTACGGGGTGCGGATTCCGGAAGTTGCGCGGAACCTGCAGGAGCGCGTCCTCTACGCCTTGCGCACTTTCCTCGGGATCGAAGCGGCGACGGTCAACGTCCACGTCCGGGGGGTAAAGGTGGAGTCCTAG
- a CDS encoding LSU ribosomal protein L28p — translation MGRVCHVTGKKPMFGNRRSHSMKASRRKFSPNLKKVRILVDGKPKRVWVHVKALKKGLVQRV, via the coding sequence ATGGGACGGGTGTGCCACGTCACGGGAAAGAAACCCATGTTTGGCAACCGCCGAAGCCACTCCATGAAGGCGAGCCGGCGGAAGTTCTCCCCCAACCTCAAAAAGGTACGCATTCTCGTCGACGGAAAACCCAAGCGCGTCTGGGTACACGTCAAGGCCCTCAAGAAAGGGCTCGTGCAACGCGTCTGA
- a CDS encoding Serine--glyoxylate aminotransferase: protein MQDQIYLRIPGPTPVPPRVLRALAQPVVGHRDPLMDERVARITARLKPLFGTQGKVFLLAGSGTLAMETLLVNLTAPGDEVLVVTNGNFGERFASIAREHKRSVHTLSFPPGVPTDAESFRSALAAKPNLRAVIVTHCETSTSLLNPVRELAEIVREVRPEALVLVDGVSSIAGVEMAMDAWGIDGVATGSQKALMTPPGLAIVALGPRALEAMRAVDGPRFYADLRRYEESLAKDTTPFTPAVSLLFALDEALNLIEEEGYENVFARHRLMRDMTRAGIRALGLPLLVEDDAYASPTVTAVDVETLGPKRVLSTLREHFAVVFASGQGNLTPRIVRIGHMGYVSPSDVLHYLAAFEATLELLGYPVRRGAAVAAATEVYTAWATASSSPTR from the coding sequence GTGCAGGATCAGATCTACCTCCGAATTCCCGGCCCTACGCCGGTGCCGCCCCGCGTCCTCCGCGCCCTCGCCCAACCCGTGGTCGGACACCGCGACCCCCTCATGGACGAACGCGTGGCGCGCATCACCGCGAGGCTCAAGCCTCTCTTCGGCACGCAGGGAAAGGTCTTCCTCCTCGCGGGGAGCGGCACGCTGGCCATGGAGACGCTCCTCGTAAACCTCACCGCGCCCGGCGACGAAGTCCTCGTCGTCACGAACGGGAATTTCGGGGAGCGCTTTGCCTCCATCGCCCGCGAACACAAGCGAAGCGTCCACACCCTCTCGTTTCCCCCCGGCGTTCCAACGGATGCAGAGAGCTTCCGGAGCGCCCTCGCCGCGAAACCGAACCTCCGCGCCGTGATCGTCACGCACTGCGAGACGTCCACTTCCCTCCTCAACCCCGTGCGGGAGCTCGCGGAGATCGTCCGGGAAGTTCGACCGGAGGCCCTCGTCCTCGTCGACGGCGTTTCCTCGATTGCCGGTGTGGAGATGGCCATGGACGCTTGGGGGATCGACGGGGTCGCCACGGGCTCGCAAAAGGCGCTCATGACGCCGCCGGGTCTCGCCATCGTGGCCCTCGGCCCCCGTGCCCTCGAGGCCATGCGCGCCGTGGACGGCCCGCGCTTTTACGCCGACCTCCGCCGGTACGAAGAAAGCCTGGCGAAAGACACGACTCCCTTTACCCCGGCCGTTTCTCTCCTCTTCGCCCTCGACGAAGCGCTCAACCTCATCGAGGAAGAGGGTTACGAGAACGTCTTTGCCCGCCATCGCCTCATGCGCGACATGACGCGCGCGGGGATCCGCGCCCTCGGACTCCCCCTGCTCGTCGAGGACGACGCCTACGCCTCCCCGACCGTGACGGCCGTGGACGTAGAAACGCTGGGACCCAAGCGGGTTTTGTCTACCCTGCGCGAGCACTTCGCCGTCGTCTTCGCCTCCGGACAGGGGAACCTCACGCCGCGCATCGTGCGCATCGGACACATGGGGTACGTATCGCCTTCCGACGTCCTCCACTACCTCGCGGCCTTCGAGGCGACTTTGGAGCTCCTAGGGTATCCCGTCCGACGGGGTGCTGCCGTTGCGGCCGCTACGGAGGTGTACACGGCGTGGGCTACCGCATCGTCATCGCCGACCCGCTGA